One Populus nigra chromosome 16, ddPopNigr1.1, whole genome shotgun sequence genomic window, CTTCTGCCACCAGCTAGCCCTCCTAACTTTCTTCAACAGGCATTCATGAAACAACCAACTGCTTTAATTACCTGAACTACATACAGCAGGATGCTGTAAATATCTCTCTTTAGCCCTTCCCGTGAGATATTTTAGCCTCAAGAGTCAAGACACTAACTCCACAACCCTTCTCATTCTGCTTTACTTTCTCTTCACTCCATTCTCCTATACCCCTTCTTTCTTGACCTGAAAAATGTTTGGAAATCCAGTGAAATGGCTGTTTTTCATTCTAACAAGCTATTTAGCTCTCAATGTTGTCATTTCAATGAACACCCTTTTAACAAGAAAGACTTACATTGTCCAAATGGATAAGTCTGCAAAGCCTGAATACTTCACCAGCCACCTTGAATGGTATTCATCAAAGGTACAGTCAGTATTGTCTGAACCTCAAGGGGAAGGCAACGCTGATGAGGAGGATAGGATAATTTATAGCTACGAGACTGCTTTTCATGGGGTTGCCGCTAAGTTGAATGAAGAAGAAGCTGCAAGGCTAGAGGAAGCAGATGGAGTAGTGGCTATTTTCCCAGAGACTAAATATCAACTGCACACAACAAGAAGCCCCATGTTCCTTCGGCTGGAACCTGAAGACAGCACAAGTGTCTGGTCTGAAAAACTTGCAGACCATGATGTAATAGTGGGAGTGCTGGACACGGGAATTTGGCCAGAGAGTGAAAGCTTCAATGACACAGGCATGACCGCAGTGCCTGTTCACTGGAAAGGGATTTGTGAGACAGGCAGGGCTTTTCAGAAACATCATTGTAATAGAAAAATTGTCGGTGCAAGAGTCTTCTACAGAGGATACGAAGCAGCTACTGGCAAAATCAATGAGCAAAACGAGTATAAATCACCAAGAGATCAAGATGGTCATGGAACTCACACGGCAGCTACTGTTGCTGGCTCTCCAGTTCGTGGAGCAAATCTATTGGGCTATGCTTATGGAACTGCAAGAGGGATGTCACCTGGGGCTAGAATTGCAGCTTACAAGGTTTGCTGGGCTGGTGGATGTTTCAGCTCAGATATTCTGTCGGCAGTTGATAGAGCAGTAGCTGATGGAGTGCATGTCTTATCAATATCTTTGGGTGGTGGGGTTTCGTCTTACTACCGCGACAGTTTGTCCATAGCTGCCTTTGGAGCAATGGAGATGGGTGTTTTTGTTTCATGCTCAGCAGGAAATGGAGGACCTTCCCCTGCCAGCCTCACCAATGTGTCACCATGGATCACCACAGTTGGTGCTAGCTCCATGGACAGAGATTTTCCTGCCACCGCCATGATAGGAACAGGCagaactatatctggagtttcACTCTATAGAGGCCAAAAGATTTTGTCTACAAGGAAGCAATATCCTCTAGTTTACATGGGTAGCAACTCTAGTAGCCCTGACCCAAGTTCGTTGTGCCTAGAAGGAACTCTAAATCCTCGTGTTGTTTCCGGAAAGATTGTGATATGTGACCGCGGTATTACTCCTCGAGTTCAAAAGGGCCAGGTAGCAAAAGAAGCAGGAGCAGTAGGCATGATTCTATCAAACACAGCAGCAAATGGAGAGGAGCTGGTTGCAGATTGTCACCTACTTCCAGCCGTTGCAGTGGGAGAGAAAGAAGGGAAattgatcaaaacttatgcTTTAACTAGTCAAAATGCAACCGCAACTCTAGCTTTTCTTGGTACAAGATTGGGAATTAAGCCTTCTCCAGTAGTGGCAGCATTTTCATCCAGAGGACCAAACTTTCTGACTCTTGAGATTCTGAAACCTGATGTTCTTGCACCTGGTGTGAACATACTTGCTGCTTGGACTGGTGATTTAGGTCCATCAAGTTTGCCAACAGATCATAGGAGGGTAAAGTTCAACATTCTCTCTGGAACTTCCATGTCCTGCCCACATGTTAGTGGAATTGCTGCCTTGCTCAAGGCTAGGCACCCAGAGTGGAGTCCAGCAGCAATCAAATCAGCACTGATGACAACAGCTTATGTTCATGATAACACACACCATCCACTGAAAGATGCTTCAGCAACCACTCCTTCCACCCCTTATGATCATGGTGCAGGACACATAAACCCCATGAAAGCTCTAGACCCAGGTTTGATTTATGACATTGAACCTCAGGATTACTTTGATTTTCTCTGCACACAGAAGCTTACTCCAACACAGCTGAAAATTTTCGGCAAGTACGCAAACAGATCTTGTAGACATTCTCTTGCAAATCCAGGGGATTTGAACTATCCAGCTATCTCAGTAGTTTTTCCAGATGATACATCCATTAAAGTTTTGACCCTTCACAGAACCGTAACAAATGTTGGCCTTCCTACTTCAAAATACCATGCAGTAATCTCACCATTCAAAGGAGCAACCGTCAAAGTTGAACCAGAAATCCTGAACT contains:
- the LOC133675433 gene encoding subtilisin-like protease SBT1.3, translating into MFGNPVKWLFFILTSYLALNVVISMNTLLTRKTYIVQMDKSAKPEYFTSHLEWYSSKVQSVLSEPQGEGNADEEDRIIYSYETAFHGVAAKLNEEEAARLEEADGVVAIFPETKYQLHTTRSPMFLRLEPEDSTSVWSEKLADHDVIVGVLDTGIWPESESFNDTGMTAVPVHWKGICETGRAFQKHHCNRKIVGARVFYRGYEAATGKINEQNEYKSPRDQDGHGTHTAATVAGSPVRGANLLGYAYGTARGMSPGARIAAYKVCWAGGCFSSDILSAVDRAVADGVHVLSISLGGGVSSYYRDSLSIAAFGAMEMGVFVSCSAGNGGPSPASLTNVSPWITTVGASSMDRDFPATAMIGTGRTISGVSLYRGQKILSTRKQYPLVYMGSNSSSPDPSSLCLEGTLNPRVVSGKIVICDRGITPRVQKGQVAKEAGAVGMILSNTAANGEELVADCHLLPAVAVGEKEGKLIKTYALTSQNATATLAFLGTRLGIKPSPVVAAFSSRGPNFLTLEILKPDVLAPGVNILAAWTGDLGPSSLPTDHRRVKFNILSGTSMSCPHVSGIAALLKARHPEWSPAAIKSALMTTAYVHDNTHHPLKDASATTPSTPYDHGAGHINPMKALDPGLIYDIEPQDYFDFLCTQKLTPTQLKIFGKYANRSCRHSLANPGDLNYPAISVVFPDDTSIKVLTLHRTVTNVGLPTSKYHAVISPFKGATVKVEPEILNFTMKNQKLSYKIIFTTRTRQTIPEFGGLVWKDGAHKVRSPVVITWLTPLT